Proteins encoded together in one Oscillatoria salina IIICB1 window:
- the thiO gene encoding glycine oxidase ThiO, whose protein sequence is MNQSTDIIIIGGGIIGLSLAVELKLHSASESVTVLSRNFSEAAAHVAAGMLAPQAEAIDSAPMLDLCLRSRAMYSDWTSKLESLTGIETGYWQCGILAPVYQTPEQITAFWLNKDAIHQFQPNLGSEIVGGWWYPEDSQVDNRRALATALKIAAIALGVDLRENVEVQAIPQHQSQVTTLITNQGEFSASHYILAAGAWAGNLLSVPVYPLKGQMLSVRVPNSFSELPLQRILFGDNCYIVPRRDGLIAIGATVEDVGFEPEMTPAGVNTLLNRAIRLYPLLKDFPIQEFWWGFRPATPDELPILGASPLTNLTFATGHYRNGILLAPITAKLITDLILEEKRDRLLEAFRWDRFGD, encoded by the coding sequence ATGAATCAATCTACTGACATAATTATTATTGGTGGTGGCATAATTGGACTTTCCCTAGCCGTAGAATTAAAACTGCATTCTGCTTCAGAATCAGTAACAGTCCTCAGCCGCAATTTTTCCGAAGCTGCGGCTCATGTAGCCGCCGGAATGCTTGCACCTCAAGCAGAAGCAATTGACTCTGCACCAATGTTAGATTTGTGTTTGCGTAGCCGCGCCATGTATTCTGACTGGACTAGCAAACTCGAATCGCTCACCGGAATCGAAACCGGATATTGGCAATGCGGCATTCTCGCCCCAGTTTATCAGACTCCCGAGCAAATTACAGCTTTTTGGCTAAACAAAGATGCTATTCATCAATTTCAACCAAATTTAGGTTCAGAAATTGTCGGCGGTTGGTGGTATCCTGAAGATTCCCAAGTAGACAATCGTCGCGCCTTAGCTACAGCACTCAAAATTGCGGCGATCGCGTTAGGTGTAGATTTACGCGAAAATGTCGAAGTTCAAGCCATTCCCCAACACCAAAGTCAAGTTACCACACTCATAACTAACCAAGGCGAATTTTCTGCTTCCCACTACATTCTTGCTGCGGGGGCTTGGGCTGGTAATCTTCTTTCAGTGCCAGTTTATCCGCTCAAAGGACAAATGCTCTCCGTGCGGGTTCCTAACTCATTTAGCGAACTACCTCTCCAACGGATACTTTTTGGAGATAACTGCTACATCGTACCTCGTCGAGACGGCTTAATCGCGATCGGCGCTACAGTGGAAGATGTCGGTTTCGAGCCAGAAATGACTCCTGCGGGAGTAAATACCTTGTTAAATCGAGCAATTCGACTTTACCCCCTCTTAAAAGATTTTCCCATTCAAGAGTTTTGGTGGGGATTTCGCCCGGCAACTCCCGACGAATTACCCATTCTCGGTGCTAGTCCCCTAACAAATTTAACCTTTGCTACTGGTCACTATCGTAACGGCATTTTACTTGCACCAATTACCGCCAAACTGATTACCGATTTAATTTTAGAAGAAAAAAGAGATCGTCTCTTAGAAGCGTTTCGTTGGGATAGATTTGGTGATTAG
- a CDS encoding GumC family protein, with protein MTTTESPVIPRYNPDAIKAHNPGKGYFFLGLLSNALVWGAAITYLQVTEPTYTSEWAISLPGIDATTSVEVPGIGRADSQSESPYRHDNHDPRENYKFIAESDEVITSAASQVELPKEDFGEPRIKIVDNTTLMRFEIRGDSPQQAQEKAIAFQDAFQTKLEQLRLQEIEQQDSGLKDLLKESQQNLLSAQKRLSEYKASSGLSSSEQLRDLSINIEELRRLRAETLAQLQQVSGRFQQLSQDLELSTTQANDSFVLKSDPLFQQHLADYNRASTELATLQSKFLPLNPTVIAKQREKDTAEAALLRRSAALLGQPVNGSTLELPDLANSGEASARDTLSQELISLQSQQQGLALQAQELTRQIEQLESRLKLQAQQESGLENLRRDVQIAEAVFTSTLTKLDLSKSKIASSYPQTQLLIQPSLPDEPTAPKVKYVWLGTAMCSFFLTTGMISLWWRSHQIHKQQQQKPQPSEIVNLPVLKR; from the coding sequence ATGACTACGACTGAATCTCCAGTAATTCCCCGCTATAATCCTGACGCAATCAAAGCGCACAATCCTGGGAAGGGTTATTTCTTCTTAGGGTTATTGTCTAATGCTTTGGTTTGGGGCGCTGCGATTACTTATCTACAAGTTACTGAGCCGACTTATACTAGCGAGTGGGCAATTAGTCTTCCGGGAATTGATGCGACGACGAGTGTGGAAGTACCGGGAATTGGACGTGCTGATTCTCAAAGTGAGTCGCCTTATCGTCATGATAATCACGATCCGAGGGAAAATTATAAGTTTATTGCTGAAAGTGATGAGGTGATTACTTCAGCCGCTAGTCAGGTGGAGTTACCGAAAGAGGATTTTGGCGAACCTCGGATTAAAATTGTGGATAATACAACCTTGATGCGGTTTGAGATTCGCGGAGATAGTCCTCAACAAGCCCAAGAAAAGGCGATCGCCTTTCAAGATGCTTTCCAAACTAAGCTCGAACAACTGCGACTTCAGGAAATTGAACAGCAAGATAGTGGTTTAAAGGATTTGCTTAAAGAGTCACAACAAAATTTGCTCTCAGCGCAAAAGCGTTTATCTGAGTATAAAGCTAGTTCGGGTTTGAGTTCCTCAGAGCAGTTACGGGATCTTTCAATTAATATTGAAGAATTACGCCGACTGCGAGCGGAAACTTTGGCTCAGTTACAGCAGGTTAGCGGACGCTTTCAACAATTATCTCAAGATTTAGAGCTATCTACTACTCAAGCTAACGATTCTTTTGTCCTTAAATCCGATCCTTTGTTTCAGCAGCATTTGGCTGATTATAATCGCGCTAGTACCGAGTTGGCAACTTTACAATCGAAGTTTTTACCTCTTAATCCGACGGTAATCGCCAAACAGAGAGAAAAAGATACTGCGGAAGCGGCTTTGTTAAGACGTAGCGCGGCTTTGTTAGGACAACCTGTAAATGGCTCTACTCTAGAATTACCAGATCTTGCTAACAGTGGTGAAGCGAGTGCGCGAGATACTCTTTCTCAAGAGTTGATTTCGCTACAATCTCAGCAGCAAGGATTGGCTTTACAAGCGCAAGAGTTAACTCGTCAAATCGAACAACTGGAAAGTCGTTTAAAATTGCAAGCGCAGCAAGAGTCAGGATTGGAAAATTTGCGTCGCGATGTGCAAATTGCGGAAGCGGTGTTTACTTCGACGTTAACTAAGTTGGATTTGAGTAAATCGAAGATTGCTTCTTCTTATCCCCAAACTCAATTACTGATCCAGCCAAGTTTACCAGATGAACCGACTGCCCCGAAAGTAAAGTATGTTTGGTTGGGTACGGCAATGTGTTCTTTCTTTTTAACTACCGGAATGATATCTTTGTGGTGGCGATCGCACCAAATCCACAAACAACAGCAGCAAAAGCCACAACCAAGCGAAATTGTTAATTTACCTGTTCTGAAACGTTAA
- a CDS encoding glycosyltransferase family 2 protein produces MQPLVSVIIPAYNAESTILETIRSVQQQSYARWEIIVVDDGSRDRTLTILQAIVEPRLQVFTGDNAGAAAARNRGLKLAQGEFIAFLDADDLWTKDKLQLQLEALEKHPEAGVAYSWASFIDANGNFLYYQEPVFYQGNVYQQMLLVNFLVCGSIPLIRKQAIESVGEFNSEIKSAHDWDFWLRLAAKYPFVLVPKYQTFYRQFPGSISANIEAREKYSLLVVEKAYHNAGEDYQYLKPQTLANIYQLIARLYLDRQGDSQAGLQAINRLAQASQLNPKLLLNFKFLRLVLKSVLIQLLPPQLSNYLVRKLRQFRAIYDTKIKASSSS; encoded by the coding sequence ATGCAGCCTTTGGTTTCGGTGATTATTCCTGCTTATAATGCCGAATCAACTATCTTAGAAACAATTCGATCGGTTCAACAACAATCTTATGCTCGTTGGGAGATAATTGTTGTTGACGATGGTTCGCGCGATCGTACTTTAACCATTCTCCAAGCTATTGTCGAACCTCGTTTGCAAGTTTTTACTGGCGATAATGCAGGTGCAGCCGCCGCCCGGAATCGTGGTTTAAAGCTTGCTCAAGGCGAGTTTATTGCTTTTTTGGATGCCGACGACCTTTGGACAAAGGACAAGCTACAGCTTCAATTAGAGGCATTAGAAAAGCATCCTGAAGCGGGTGTAGCTTACAGTTGGGCTAGTTTTATCGACGCAAACGGTAATTTTTTGTATTACCAGGAACCAGTTTTTTATCAAGGTAATGTTTACCAGCAAATGTTGTTAGTTAATTTCTTGGTTTGTGGTTCAATTCCTTTAATTCGCAAGCAAGCAATTGAGTCTGTCGGTGAATTTAATTCAGAAATAAAATCGGCGCATGATTGGGATTTTTGGCTAAGATTAGCAGCTAAATATCCGTTTGTTTTAGTTCCTAAATATCAAACTTTTTACCGTCAATTTCCTGGTTCGATTTCGGCTAATATAGAAGCCAGAGAAAAATATAGTTTGCTGGTAGTAGAAAAAGCTTATCACAATGCTGGCGAAGATTACCAATATTTAAAACCGCAAACTTTAGCTAATATTTATCAATTAATTGCTCGATTGTATCTCGACCGTCAAGGAGATTCGCAGGCTGGTTTACAAGCAATTAATAGATTAGCACAAGCCAGCCAATTAAATCCAAAATTGTTATTAAACTTTAAGTTTCTTCGCTTAGTCTTAAAATCGGTGCTTATTCAGTTACTACCACCACAATTATCAAATTATTTGGTCAGGAAATTGCGTCAGTTTCGCGCAATTTATGACACTAAAATTAAAGCCAGTTCCAGTTCGTAG
- a CDS encoding glycosyltransferase family 2 protein translates to MKLDARTTKIKLPSFSIILETENLSTADLGDLYLSLNSLVGQNPSPAEANEVIIVDSGDTPQEVLQELRSRFPWLKLHQAPPGISYYQAKMEGAKVATGDIIVLSDSDCVYSSNWLYDILAAFTENPQVNVVAGETATRGDNPYGLAMHFAYIFNGFSGRKQAYESTRYYCNNVAFRRDFLLANPITSGLPLYRGNCSIHAESLIRQGDYILRLPKAQATHAPPNGWNHFFWRFLLIGRDNVLMQRLLNDFDKQPQAVKLPVKLKTRIGNLFPILRRVKNVRFLQLIYLPIAIPIALVSWLLIFCGRVITYFSPDYLLDVYSEVEGTVYEEKPVSASKELNLPKV, encoded by the coding sequence ATGAAATTGGATGCACGAACAACTAAAATTAAATTACCAAGCTTTTCGATTATTTTAGAAACGGAAAATCTTTCTACAGCAGATTTGGGTGATTTGTATCTGTCTCTAAATTCATTGGTAGGACAAAATCCTTCCCCAGCAGAGGCGAATGAGGTTATAATCGTTGATAGTGGGGATACACCGCAAGAGGTATTACAAGAGTTGCGATCGCGTTTTCCTTGGTTAAAATTACACCAGGCTCCTCCAGGAATTAGCTACTATCAAGCAAAAATGGAAGGCGCAAAAGTCGCTACCGGAGACATAATTGTTTTATCCGACTCGGATTGCGTTTATTCTTCCAATTGGCTGTACGATATCTTAGCAGCTTTTACGGAAAATCCGCAAGTGAATGTAGTCGCGGGAGAAACAGCTACTCGCGGGGATAACCCTTACGGTTTAGCGATGCACTTTGCTTACATTTTTAATGGTTTTTCCGGACGAAAACAAGCTTACGAATCGACAAGATATTATTGCAATAATGTAGCATTTCGTCGCGATTTTCTCCTCGCTAATCCGATTACTTCTGGTTTACCTCTGTATCGCGGTAATTGTTCGATTCATGCAGAAAGTTTAATCCGCCAAGGCGATTATATTTTAAGATTACCAAAAGCTCAAGCTACTCACGCACCTCCGAATGGTTGGAATCATTTTTTCTGGCGTTTTCTGTTAATTGGTAGAGATAATGTTTTGATGCAGCGTTTGTTAAATGATTTTGATAAACAGCCTCAAGCTGTTAAACTGCCAGTTAAGTTGAAAACTAGAATTGGTAATCTTTTCCCAATTTTACGTCGAGTTAAAAATGTCCGATTTTTGCAATTAATTTACTTACCGATAGCAATTCCAATTGCTTTGGTTTCTTGGTTGCTAATTTTTTGCGGTCGAGTTATTACTTATTTTAGTCCTGATTATTTGCTGGATGTTTATAGTGAGGTTGAGGGGACTGTTTATGAAGAAAAACCTGTGTCTGCTAGTAAGGAATTGAATTTACCAAAAGTATAG